A genomic window from Passer domesticus isolate bPasDom1 chromosome Z, bPasDom1.hap1, whole genome shotgun sequence includes:
- the ISL1 gene encoding insulin gene enhancer protein ISL-1 isoform X1 has product MGDMGDPPKKKRLISLCVGCGNQIHDQYILRVSPDLEWHAACLKCAECNQYLDETCTCFVRDGKTYCKRDYIRLYGIKCAKCSIGFSKNDFVMRARAKVYHIECFRCVACSRQLIPGDEFALREDGLFCRADHDVVERASLGGGDPLSPLHPARPLQMAAEPISARQPALRPHVHKQPEKTTRVRTVLNEKQLHTLRTCYAANPRPDALMKEQLVEMTGLSPRVIRVWFQNKRCKDKKRSIMMKQLQQQQPNDKTNIQGMTGTPMVAASPERHDGGLQANPVEVQSYQPPWKVLSDFALQSDIDQPAFQQLVNFSEGGPGSNSTGSEVASMSSQLPDTPNSMVASPIEA; this is encoded by the exons ATGGGAGACATGGGAGACCCACCAAAAA aaaaacGTCTGATTTCCCTATGTGTTGGTTGCGGCAATCAAATTCACGATCAGTATATTCTGAGGGTTTCTCCGGATTTGGAATGGCATGCGGCGTGTTTGAAGTGTGCAGAGTGTAATCAGTATTTGGACGAGACCTGTACGTGCTTTGTTAGGGATGGCAAAACCTACTGTAAAAGAGATTATATCAG GTTATACGGCATCAAGTGCGCCAAATGCAGCATCGGCTTCAGCAAGAATGACTTCGTGATGCGCGCCCGCGCCAAGGTGTACCACATCGAGTGTTTTCGCTGCGTGGCCTGCAGCCGCCAGCTCATCCCCGGCGATGAATTCGCACTGCGGGAGGACGGCCTCTTCTGCCGGGCGGACCACGACGTGGTGGAGAGGGCCAGCCTGGGCGGCGGGGACCCTCTCAGCCCCCTGCATCCCGCTCGGCCGCTGCAGATGGCAG CAGAACCTATCTCTGCCAGACAGCCAGCTCTGCGGCCCCACGTCCACAAGCAGCCCGAGAAGACAACCCGAGTCCGGACTGTCCTTAATGAAAAACAGCTTCACACCTTGAGGACCTGCTACGCTGCCAACCCCAGACCTGACGCCCTCATGAAAGAGCAACTGGTAGAAATGACTGGCCTCAGCCCGAGGGTCATCAGGGTTTGGTTTCAAAACAAGCGATGCAAGGACAAAAAAAGGAGCATTATGATGAAGCaacttcagcagcagcaacccAATGACAAAACT AATATCCAAGGGATGACAGGAACTCCAATGGTGGCTGCTAGTCCGGAGAGACATGACGGCGGTTTGCAGGCGAACCCCGTGGAGGTGCAGAGTTACCAGCCGCCCTGGAAAGTACTGAGTGACTTCGCATTGCAGAGTGACATAGACCAACCTGCTTTTCAGCAACTA gttaaTTTTTCAGAAGGAGGACCTGGTTCCAACTCTACTGGAAGTGAAGTAGCATCAATGTCCTCTCAGCTGCCAGATACACCCAACAGCATGGTAGCCAGTCCTATTGAGGCATGA
- the ISL1 gene encoding insulin gene enhancer protein ISL-1 isoform X2, with amino-acid sequence MGDMGDPPKKKRLISLCVGCGNQIHDQYILRVSPDLEWHAACLKCAECNQYLDETCTCFVRDGKTYCKRDYIRLYGIKCAKCSIGFSKNDFVMRARAKVYHIECFRCVACSRQLIPGDEFALREDGLFCRADHDVVERASLGGGDPLSPLHPARPLQMAEPISARQPALRPHVHKQPEKTTRVRTVLNEKQLHTLRTCYAANPRPDALMKEQLVEMTGLSPRVIRVWFQNKRCKDKKRSIMMKQLQQQQPNDKTNIQGMTGTPMVAASPERHDGGLQANPVEVQSYQPPWKVLSDFALQSDIDQPAFQQLVNFSEGGPGSNSTGSEVASMSSQLPDTPNSMVASPIEA; translated from the exons ATGGGAGACATGGGAGACCCACCAAAAA aaaaacGTCTGATTTCCCTATGTGTTGGTTGCGGCAATCAAATTCACGATCAGTATATTCTGAGGGTTTCTCCGGATTTGGAATGGCATGCGGCGTGTTTGAAGTGTGCAGAGTGTAATCAGTATTTGGACGAGACCTGTACGTGCTTTGTTAGGGATGGCAAAACCTACTGTAAAAGAGATTATATCAG GTTATACGGCATCAAGTGCGCCAAATGCAGCATCGGCTTCAGCAAGAATGACTTCGTGATGCGCGCCCGCGCCAAGGTGTACCACATCGAGTGTTTTCGCTGCGTGGCCTGCAGCCGCCAGCTCATCCCCGGCGATGAATTCGCACTGCGGGAGGACGGCCTCTTCTGCCGGGCGGACCACGACGTGGTGGAGAGGGCCAGCCTGGGCGGCGGGGACCCTCTCAGCCCCCTGCATCCCGCTCGGCCGCTGCAGATGGCAG AACCTATCTCTGCCAGACAGCCAGCTCTGCGGCCCCACGTCCACAAGCAGCCCGAGAAGACAACCCGAGTCCGGACTGTCCTTAATGAAAAACAGCTTCACACCTTGAGGACCTGCTACGCTGCCAACCCCAGACCTGACGCCCTCATGAAAGAGCAACTGGTAGAAATGACTGGCCTCAGCCCGAGGGTCATCAGGGTTTGGTTTCAAAACAAGCGATGCAAGGACAAAAAAAGGAGCATTATGATGAAGCaacttcagcagcagcaacccAATGACAAAACT AATATCCAAGGGATGACAGGAACTCCAATGGTGGCTGCTAGTCCGGAGAGACATGACGGCGGTTTGCAGGCGAACCCCGTGGAGGTGCAGAGTTACCAGCCGCCCTGGAAAGTACTGAGTGACTTCGCATTGCAGAGTGACATAGACCAACCTGCTTTTCAGCAACTA gttaaTTTTTCAGAAGGAGGACCTGGTTCCAACTCTACTGGAAGTGAAGTAGCATCAATGTCCTCTCAGCTGCCAGATACACCCAACAGCATGGTAGCCAGTCCTATTGAGGCATGA